The Bacillota bacterium DNA segment TTGATGTATACTTTGGTTGTAAGATATTGTTTGCCATAACTATATTTTACACCAAAAGACGGCTTCTGGATACTACCAGTCGCCGTCTTTTGTGTTTTTTTCAGAGGCCGCTAGTGCGACAGCCCCTTTTATATTGGAGGGAAGATTTGTGCTGCTGAGTATATTCTTGATTCTACGTCTGGGCATTGTGATTCAGTACGGCATGCGGAAATTACCGCTGCCTGGTCTTTTGGGCCTCTTGTTTCTGGGCGTCGCCTTGGGACCCCAGGGTTTTGATTTGTTGGCGCCGGTGGTATTGGACTATTCCCAGGATCTGCGGCTGCTGGCTTTAATCGTAATCCTACTGCGGGCCGGTCTTGGCCTCAACCTTAATCAGGTGAAGACCAGCGCCCTGGGATTGGGTGTAATTCCTTGTCTTGTCGAGGGGTTGGTTGTAACTGTTGCTTCTCGATTTTTGCTGGAGTTTTCTTGGCCGGCGGCAGCTAGTCTGGGTTTTGTGCTGGCGGCTGTTTCGCCGGCGGTGGTTGTGCCTTCGATGCTCTGGCTGAAGGAATGGGGTCTGGGTATGAGTAAGGGAATACCGGTGATGATTCTGGCCGGGGCCTCTGTAGATGATGTGGTGGCTATTACCTTTTTGTCCAGCGCCCTGGGCTGGGCAGCCGGTTCGGCGGCGGGGGTGCATTGGCAACTCTTAATCATTCCGGCGCGCATCCTTGGCGGTATTGCCCTAGGCCTGGCAGTTGGCTGGGTTTTGTTGAAACTTATGCCTTTGGTTTCCCGGTTTAACAAGGGTTACGGGGCACTTGCCGCCTTTTGCGGCCCAGATGCTGAAACTGGGTTTCGTGATATACTGTGGATGCGTTCCCAAGAAACAAGTGATGAAGCTGGGTTGCGAGGAGAATTGCTGGCGCTTGCCAGCCAGCTATCTGCATTCAGGTATCAGAATTTTGAACTGCAGCAGAGCAACCGGGAGTATGAAATGCGCGAAGGTTCGCTGCAGTCGACAATTACGATGCTCCGACAAAAGCTAGAACGTGAAGGTGGTAGATGATGCGTCCGAAGCAATTATGAGCCGCGACGTAATAACTGTGAATCCTGACTCCACAGTGCGAGAAGCCGTTGAGCTAATGCTCAAGCACCGGATTAGCGGGCTGCCGGTGGTGGATGGCGAGGGTAAACTGGTGGGGCTGTTAACCGAGAATGACCTAGTTCTGGGAGGAAAGCCCAGTTTGCCGGTGCATTTGCAGGTGTTGGAGAATTTATTGGGCAGTCAGGATCCGGAGTTACGCACAGTGCAGCTGCGTCAGTTGGCCGGACAGTCGGTGAGCAAACTGATGACCAGGGAGGTTACAACTGCCCGACCCCAGACCCCGGTGGGAGAATTGGTGAATTTGCTTGTGGCGAACGATTTTAAGCGCATATCGATCATTGAGAATGGTCAGTTGGTGGGAATTGTCACCCAGGCGGATATTGTCAGGGTTATGGCCGAAAAAGATTGAATCTAGGGCTCGGGGTAAATATTTTACTTGAGCCAGTTTGTTGTCTAGACCAGATAGGCCACTCATATAAATTAGATGAGGTGGTTGTATGTCTGGCTTTGCCAACGGCTGGTTCTTTACTTGGTTTATTTTTATGCTGGCGTGTGCCGGTTTACTGCGCCCACCAGTTACCGATGGCCATATGCTGGCGGTATTAGGCGGTGGTTTCTTTTTGCTGTTAATTCAAGGTGAGATGTATCGCAAGCTCCTGAAGCGGCGAGGTCTAAAACGCCGATCATTTACCCGGCATCCGCTTTACCTGCCTCTTGGCCTAGCACTGGTGACGCTGGTAATTCTACCTCTGTATTTGTCAGGAACAGAACTCTCTCTGATTTTATGGTTGCTCTTGTTAAATGCTGCGCTGGCCGGCGTCTACCCCTTGCTGGTGATGCTGGGGCAGGAAGTGAAAGATTATGTGCACAGCCGCTGGCTGGATTTGCTTTATCCGCTGGTCTTTTTATCTGTTGTCGCCATTGATTGGGCGGAGCAGGGTCGCTCGCTCCTGTGGCTGCTGGCTGTGCCCCTGATATTCGCTGTCCTTGGTCTGATGATGATTCGCGAAGCGAGAGCGATGCTCGGGGCCCGTTCGGATGATCAAATCACCCGGACGCGTCACGTAATTTAATTCTATCTCCCCGACAGGAAATAATTGTGAATTTAGCGAATATATCAATTGAGGGGGGATGATGTTGGGTATTCATTTGTGGCGAATTGGTTTGCTGTATGCTTTTAGCTTAAAGCTGGTTATCTCAAGACAGCTAGAGTTTCTGGACAAGCATGTCGGGCGTGCGATGGCGGAAGGAGCCGTATTATGAGAAAGCATATGCGCTGGTTGTGGTTTTTGTTTCCTTTGGTGCCTCTGATAATTTGCTGGATTTTGGAGCTACACCTAGAACCGGGCAACTGGCTGGACAAGTCTTTCTTTTGGTGGAACAGCAACGCTATGTTTACCGGGCCGCTGTTTTTAGCCCTCTGGTTTTATGTCGGCACCCAGATGGCCCGTGTCATGGGGGGAAGGATTCTCTTTGCCCTTGGCAACGTGCTGGTTCTGATAAACGCGGGGATATTCTTTTACGGCTCCCTAATTATAGCCACACCCCGGGAGCTAATATATCATATTACATTGACGCTGCCGGTGCTGCGATTTGCGGCTTTGGTCATCCCTTTTGGCGGAAACGGGGCGGTTTTCAGCGCCTATTTACTAATTTTGGCGGCTTTAAACGGCGGCTTGTTCTGGGGGCTAAGCCGGAGGCACGGGGACGGTTCTTCTGCTTCCTTTACAAGCTGATCCCTTTTTTTTATCGAACTATCTTGCATAACATAATAGCGCATGGTATACTTAGGGTGCTATCTTGTATAACAAGATTCCGGAGTAAATGGGGTGTTTGGATGGAGCGCAGAAGGACGCAGTTACTTAAAGGCGTGCTGGATATGTGCATGTTGAAAATTCTCGCGGCAGGGGATTGCTACGGCTACGAGATAACTAAAAAATTGCAGGCCCAGGGGCTAGAGCTGGCCCGGGAAGGGAGCATTTACCCTTTATTAGCCCGGCTGGAAAAGGCAGGGTTTGTCGATAGTTATCTTGTGCGCTCCCGGGAGGGCCCCAACCGCAAGTATTACCGACTCAGTGTTGCCGGCCGGGAACAATTGTCCGATTGGGAGCGGGAATGGGTGGAGTTTTATCGCTCAGTAAATCAGATTATAGGAGGTGGCAGCGATGGCAGAGATGCAAACGGCAATTAAGGATGTCGTGGAGAAGTGCAAGATTTACTGGATGTTTAGCAATTTGCCCCGCAAGGCGCTGCTGGAAATGGAATTGGAATTGCAGGGCCACCTGGAAGAGGCCATCGCTGACGGAAAGGCATTGGAGGATGTTGTCGGCAGGGACGTAATTGCCTTTGCCCGGACCTGGGCCGAGACCAACTACCGGGCCCGGACCTGGCAGGAAAAAATCTTTAATCTCTTTTACCTGGTGCTTCTGGCATTCATGGTCACTTTGCCTTTCAATCACATCACCTTCATGGCTTGGGCAGTGCCTGTCTACTGGAGCAACTTGTTAATTATCGCCATTATAACTTGTCTGGTGGCATTCTTGGTTCAGCCCGGAGTAATTGCCCGGATTTTTGCCCTAGATTCTGCTGTCAAGCAGTGGTTGATATTTTTCGCGGTGTTTATGCTTACAACCCTTGCCTTTGTCGGCCTTTTGCTGATACCGCATCATTTTGAGCATCAGCCGCTGTTTTATTGGCCGTGGCAGGCAACGGTGGCGACAGCTGTAGTTACTTTTATTGTCGCCCGGGTGGCAATTGGCAAAGAAACGCGGGAGACCGAGGCCGCTGAACACATGGTTCATGAACAGGTGGCAGAGCGGCCAGGAGGCGGACATTGTCTGTTGATTCTACCGGCAATCGGTTTGATTGGTTCTGGGACTGTCTGGTGGTTTGTCGGTGAGACTGCCAAACAAATTGCCCAGATGGTGTTTGTCTGTTCGGCGCTTGTGCTTTGGACCCGGATAATAATTTGGCCCGCGTTGCAGCGCTCTCGCAAGAAGTAAAGGTTCCGAAACTTTCTGGTTCAGTTAGACGTCAGCTGGGCAGGGGTGATTGAATTGAAACTCAGGCGGTTGGTGTCAGTTGTTCTCGGGCTGTTAATTTTGCTTGGCGCAGCATACGGGTTGGGTTTTTTACCGTTGCCTGTTGCCAATCTGAATGATTGTGAAGCTCAGGTGGCAGCAGCAGTCTTTGACTGGCTTTTGGAAGAGACCCGGGACTGGGGTCCTCGTTATCTGGAAGTGGCAGGGGCTAACCCCAATTTGGCGACGTTGCAGGCGCTCTCTATTGATGAACCCTGGCGCTTGCGCTCCCGGTCCTGGGTGACGATGCGGGGTGTCTATGATCGCCGAACGTTCAAAAGAGGTGTCTTGCTCAGTATCCAGTCTGTAAAAGTGGACGACGACAAAGCGACCGTATATGCCAACAAATATCAGTCCGGATTAGGCGGGGAGTACTATCGGGTGATTTTGTGGTTAGACGGGAACATGTGGAGAATTAAGCAGGTGGAACTGTTGGCTATTTCCTGAACGTAAGCTTTGCGCCGTGGGGAGATCTCACGGCGCTTTTGTTTTTGCCGGAGGGGAACGTCACAGTGGTACGGGAGGAGGATGGGAGCAGCAGAACCGTCCCCGTGCTCCGGTGCTCCGGGGAATGTGGCGGTTTTGGGTCGAAAATGCAGTGAAAGTGTTGCTTTTTGGGTAGATTCGCCGTAAAATGGGAGGTAACGGGGGGGATGTGTGTGGATAGGCTGGATTTGATGATTGTAAGCGAACTGCAGGCCAATGCCAGGATCAGCACCGCGGAGCTTGGCCGCAAGATCGGACTCTCCACCTCTGCTACGGCGGAGCGGATCACCAAGCTGGAGAAGGAAGGGGTAATCCAGGGTTATAGCGCCATTGTGGATGGGGCCCGCCTGGGGGCAGGTATCACTGCATTTATTCTCGTGCCCGTGGGCAATATGACCATAGACGAGATGGCAGAGTTGATTATCTCCATCCCCCAGGTTCAGGAATGTCACAAGGTTTCTGGTAATGCTTGTTTTATGGTCAAGGTAAAGGCCGGCTCCATGGATGAGCTGGAGCAGACCATTGACAGGATAAATCAGACTGCGCCCAATACCTATTCGTACATAGTGCTTTCAACCGTCAGGGAGACGGCTGCAATACCAATAAATCTTAAGGAGGAGAAGGATGTTTAAGAGTTTTGAAGAGCTGAAGGGTTTTTGCACTGCCAACGAGATTCGGGTCATTGACTTCAAGGTTATTGACATGTCCGGGCGCTGGCATCACCTGACAATCCCTGTAGAACGGCTGACCGAGAAAACCGTGGAAAAGGGCATTGGCATGGACGGCTCTAGTTATGGATTTCTGTCAGTTGAGAAGTCGGACATGGTGTTTCGGCCCGATTTGAGCACAGCCTTTGTCGACCCCTTCGCCCAGGTGCCGATGATTTCGATAAT contains these protein-coding regions:
- a CDS encoding CBS domain-containing protein translates to MKVVDDASEAIMSRDVITVNPDSTVREAVELMLKHRISGLPVVDGEGKLVGLLTENDLVLGGKPSLPVHLQVLENLLGSQDPELRTVQLRQLAGQSVSKLMTREVTTARPQTPVGELVNLLVANDFKRISIIENGQLVGIVTQADIVRVMAEKD
- a CDS encoding PadR family transcriptional regulator; protein product: MERRRTQLLKGVLDMCMLKILAAGDCYGYEITKKLQAQGLELAREGSIYPLLARLEKAGFVDSYLVRSREGPNRKYYRLSVAGREQLSDWEREWVEFYRSVNQIIGGGSDGRDANGN
- a CDS encoding Lrp/AsnC family transcriptional regulator, giving the protein MCVDRLDLMIVSELQANARISTAELGRKIGLSTSATAERITKLEKEGVIQGYSAIVDGARLGAGITAFILVPVGNMTIDEMAELIISIPQVQECHKVSGNACFMVKVKAGSMDELEQTIDRINQTAPNTYSYIVLSTVRETAAIPINLKEEKDV